In Thermosynechococcus sichuanensis E542, a single genomic region encodes these proteins:
- a CDS encoding DUF3782 domain-containing protein: MEQAEIIALIQQELPRLVAQDPSLRDFVLRTVSELYLPRREADIKFDRILEELRRDREEQSRRWEQQERKWEEQVHRWHEQDRKWEEQVHRWHEQDRRWEEQARRWEQQERKWEEQVRRWEQQERKWEEQVRRWHEQDRRWEEQDRRWHEQLAEIRRLDKRFESTIGALSARWGIASETSFRNALAGILTESFGVEVLNLTLYDHEGEVLGRPDQVELDLIIKNGLTIACEIKSSIDKAGMYIFDRKVTFYARHHQRQIDRKIVISPMVDPRARPVAEALGIEIYSYADAVEGL; this comes from the coding sequence ATGGAGCAGGCAGAGATTATTGCCCTCATTCAACAGGAGTTACCTCGGCTCGTGGCTCAAGACCCTAGCCTGAGGGACTTTGTGCTGCGCACAGTTTCAGAATTATACCTTCCTCGTCGAGAGGCAGACATTAAGTTTGATCGCATCTTAGAAGAACTGCGGCGCGATCGCGAAGAGCAGTCTCGCCGTTGGGAACAACAAGAGCGTAAGTGGGAAGAACAAGTCCATCGTTGGCACGAGCAAGACCGCAAGTGGGAAGAACAAGTCCATCGTTGGCACGAGCAAGATCGCAGGTGGGAAGAACAAGCCCGTCGTTGGGAACAACAAGAGCGTAAGTGGGAAGAACAAGTCCGTCGTTGGGAACAACAAGAGCGTAAGTGGGAAGAACAAGTCCGTCGTTGGCACGAGCAAGACCGCAGGTGGGAAGAACAGGATCGACGCTGGCATGAGCAACTTGCGGAAATTCGCCGTCTGGATAAACGGTTTGAAAGTACGATCGGTGCCCTAAGTGCGCGGTGGGGCATTGCCTCTGAAACTAGTTTTCGGAATGCCCTTGCGGGTATCTTGACGGAATCCTTTGGGGTTGAAGTGCTCAACTTGACCCTTTATGACCATGAGGGGGAAGTGTTGGGTCGGCCGGATCAAGTGGAACTGGACTTGATCATCAAGAATGGTCTGACGATCGCCTGTGAAATCAAATCTTCAATTGACAAGGCAGGGATGTATATCTTTGATCGCAAGGTGACTTTTTATGCACGACACCACCAACGCCAAATTGACCGTAAAATCGTGATCTCGCCAATGGTGGATCCCCGAGCACGACCCGTTGCTGAAGCACTGGGCATTGAAATCTATAGCTATGCCGATGCTGTCGAAGGTCTATAG
- the pseC gene encoding UDP-4-amino-4,6-dideoxy-N-acetyl-beta-L-altrosamine transaminase has protein sequence MSIIPYGRQDITPEDIAAVVEVLQSDWLTQGPKIPEFEAALASYCGARYAVVVSSATAALHLACIAAGLKAGDRLWTSPITFVASANCGRYCGATVDFVDIDPHTYNLSVSALATKLAVAQKQGTLPKVVIPVHLAGQSCEMAALAELAQTYGFTLIEDASHAIGGQYRGRPIGCCEFSTMAVFSFHPVKIITTGEGGAILTNNPDLYQRLIRLRSHGITRDPQQMVGDSHGSWYYQQLELGFNYRMTDLQAALGLRQLQRLDQFVERRRFLAQRYHQYLADLPLTLPFQHPDTRSSWHLYIIRLKRDQIQASHREVFEALRCLGIGVNLHYIPVHTQPYYQQLGFQWGDFPNAEAYYQEAISLPLYYGLTLAQQDQVIQALKQVLA, from the coding sequence ATGAGCATCATTCCCTACGGTCGTCAAGACATTACCCCAGAGGATATTGCGGCTGTCGTTGAAGTTCTGCAATCGGACTGGCTGACCCAAGGCCCCAAGATTCCTGAATTTGAAGCCGCACTGGCGAGTTATTGTGGTGCGCGGTATGCCGTTGTGGTCAGTAGTGCCACAGCAGCGCTTCATCTCGCCTGTATAGCAGCGGGGCTAAAGGCGGGCGATCGCCTGTGGACATCACCGATTACCTTTGTTGCCTCCGCCAATTGTGGCCGCTACTGTGGTGCCACGGTGGACTTTGTCGATATTGACCCCCACACCTATAACCTCAGCGTTTCTGCCCTTGCCACAAAACTAGCAGTCGCACAGAAACAGGGCACCCTCCCCAAAGTTGTCATTCCTGTTCACCTCGCCGGACAATCCTGTGAGATGGCGGCTCTTGCCGAACTGGCGCAGACCTATGGCTTTACCTTGATTGAAGATGCCTCCCATGCCATTGGCGGTCAGTACCGTGGCCGACCTATCGGCTGCTGTGAATTCTCCACGATGGCCGTCTTTAGCTTTCACCCCGTCAAAATCATCACTACAGGTGAAGGGGGTGCTATTCTCACCAACAATCCAGACCTCTACCAGCGCCTCATCCGTCTGCGTAGCCACGGTATTACCCGCGATCCCCAGCAAATGGTGGGCGACTCCCACGGTTCTTGGTACTACCAACAACTGGAACTGGGCTTTAACTACCGCATGACCGACCTGCAAGCGGCTCTTGGCCTACGGCAACTGCAACGCCTCGATCAGTTTGTCGAGCGGCGGCGTTTTTTAGCCCAACGCTACCACCAATACCTTGCTGATTTGCCCCTCACGCTTCCATTTCAGCACCCCGATACCCGCTCCAGTTGGCATCTGTACATCATTCGCCTGAAGCGAGACCAAATTCAAGCTTCCCATCGAGAGGTCTTTGAAGCCCTTCGTTGCCTTGGAATTGGGGTGAATCTCCACTACATTCCTGTACATACCCAACCCTACTATCAGCAATTGGGATTTCAATGGGGAGACTTTCCCAACGCCGAAGCCTATTACCAAGAAGCCATCAGCTTGCCCCTGTACTATGGACTCACCCTTGCCCAACAGGATCAAGTGATTCAAGCGCTCAAACAAGTGCTAGCTTAA